AAAGGTGAAAGCGCATGGCTTTCAATCCGTTGTTCCTCGGTTGCTGGCTTAGTCGTCAACCTGGCAAAGCACCAAGGTGACGATGTGAAGTTAGCGTCTTTAAAATTGCTAATGCTCCCGAATTTATATGGACATGACGCCTTAGGAGGTTCAATATCATCGACCGGTGTTCGCAAACGCCACTTAAAGTGGGTTCGCGGCGGCACTGTTGATTCGCAAGTCGTTTACAAACAGGGGAAAGCATCATGCTTGCAACAACCCGGCCTGCGATCCTTCAGCACGTATTCGGTTTGGCGCTTGGGCTTGCCGTGGGTACTATGAGCGGCCCCGTCGCGTTGGCCTTCTACCCTGACTGTCCGGGCTCAGTCGGCGACCTTGATGCTGATACCACTTTCGATGCCACAAATGTTAAGTGTAAAAGTACTGCAAAGCTGACATGTCCTGCTGGGGACGGGGAACAGTGCTGCTTCTTCTTCAGGACCGCACTCCAGGGTCCTTTCGGTGCGGGCTATCCTATAGAGGACGACAACATCGACTTGTATTGCAATGAGGGGACCGACGCGACACCACGCACAATTCGCGAAGTGTCGACCGCGAGAGTTTCCGGCAAATGGGAAGGACGTGTCCACTACTATACGGTCGACTGCACGAGTTACGACAAATCTTGGGAGTTCTCGGATAGCTCCGAGGTGACCATTCCGTGATCGGATTACGGACAGCAACACAGGAGGTTACACAATGCGTCGATTCTCGAAGTCGTTGATGGTCACAGTTGCCGTCGGCCTAGTCATGGGGCTGGCGATTCACAGTACAATCCTTGCCGAGAAGCAACCTGCGGCGAAAGCCCTACACCGAAAGGTGACTTTCGACGTAACCAATTCGAACTCGGAAGAAGGTCGGACGCCTGCCGTGAGCGGCAAGGGGAAATTCCCGATCCGACTCGAGGTCAAGGACATCGGGAAGTCGGACCGAGCACGGAGGTTGCAGGTCTTCGTCCAGATTTCTACCCCTGGCGGCGGCAAGCTTGCGTCGAAGGTCGGCGAGACGTTCTTTGTCGATGCCAACCCAAAGATCATGACGACGGGGCCGGATGAGGATCAAACCGCCCCTTTCGAATGGGACATTCCAATGTTGCCGGGCGACTATGTAGCCCGGGTATTCCTATGCGATCCTGACACGCCTTATGAAGGTCGAGAGCACGACGAGACTTTCCCAGATCCTGCCCTCTTCCCTGGCGCGCTCAAGGCGGGGAAAGCGGTCCTCGTCCACGTGGCTCCTTGATCGACTCTGCGCGGTATACGCTGTACCCGTAGCTTGGTTTTCGGAATCGATCCACAGGACCAACTCGCTAGTGCTGAATCAACAGCCCGGCCCCTCACCACGCGAGGAAGCCGGGCCTTTTCATGCGCCGATCCTGTGTCCCGTTCGACGGTGAGGCGAAGCAAATCGTGGGGGCCTGAGCGCGCAATCGGGCCGCAGGCAGATAGTTTGGTAATGGAGAGTAATCACCTAGGAGGAGTAAGAGGTGGCGAACGACTTGCTACGGATCGAGGACCTGGCCAAACGCTGGGAGGTGACCATCCGGCAGGCCCGTCGGACTGTATTGGAGGGGGCGGTCCCGATGATCGAGTTGCGTCGGACGGGCCGTAACGTCAGTTGGTCGACGACCCGATTCGACGCACGCGATGTTACGGCCTGGGAGGAGGCCCGGAAGAGGGCCAGGACGGCCGAGGTGGTCGAGGGCCCTCCCCCGCGTCGGGGCGTCGTCACTCGGCCCGCCCGTCGGTTCCTCGGCGACTATTGACCTTGAGGCGCTGGACCCTCGCCCCTCGCGCCGCCTCCGCCGCCGCCGCGAGGTGGTCCGTCGAAAGATGCAGGTAAGTCCTCGAGAGCATGGCCACGGACGTCCCCAACATTTCGGCTGCGGTCGCCGACTCCACTCCTCGTTCAATCAATCGGGTCGCGGCCAGATGCCGAAGCTGGTAGGCCCGTAACCTTCCCACCCCCTCCGCCGGGATCCGCCAGCCGGCCGCGATCGCGGCCCTCCGTAGATCCTTACCCGAGCAGACCAACCGGTTCGACGTCCAGGGCCGGCCGCCCAGCGACGTAAATATCAGGTCCCCCGGCTCGGGTTGAACTCGGTCGAACAACCTTCGCAATGGGCGGAGCAGGGCGGGCCCCAGGACGATCCTCCTGGCCTTGCCGGTCTTCCCGGAGTTCTTCCACTTCCTACGGACCAACAGCCCGTAGGAGGCTCCGGAAGGCGTTTTGCCGACCGACCAGGCCACCTCTCCCCAGGTCGCGGTCGCGATCTCCGAGGGCCTGGCCCCGGTCGCCGCGATCAGACGCTGGAGGAGCAGGTAGTTGCGACGTTCAGGGCTTGTCGCCGTGGACCTGAGGTAGCGCAGCCAGTCGGCGACGGTTTTGACTGGCGGGATCTCGACCTCCGGCTCGACGACTTTGGGGCCACTGTAGTCTTCGAATGGGAACGACCGAATCAGGCCCGTCCTCTTGGCCCAGCGCCACGCGGTTTTGACCCGCCGGACGGCCGTCCCGACGTAGGAGGTCGAGGCCGGGCCGCGACCGTTGGGAGCGCCTCGACGAAGCCATTGCTCGGCGACCGACCGGAGATCTTGTTCCCTGGCCTGGTCCGCGAGCAAGTCCCCGAACTTGGCTCCGCACGCCCGGAATCCACAAGCCGTCGTCAGTAAGCGCGTCGTGACGTCGAGGGTGACCGAGTCCATCGTCCCGACCGCGACCCGCTCCTGACAGTCGCCGAGGTACGCGTCGAACAGGTCGGCGACCGACGGCCCCCGAGAGACCGCCGCAAGCCCCTCCTCGATCCGTTTGACCTCGGCCTCGTACCAGGTCCAGGCCGCCGCCCGTTCTTTGGGGCCAATCTCTCGAGGGGCGGTCAACTTGCTCCCCTGAATGTTGGCCGCCCACCTCGATCGAGCCGTCCACCAGTAGGGTCCTCCAGGTCTCGCCATGTTATCTATCTTTCCAGGAATTCAGGAACAGAATTCAGGAACAGACAGTCTGTTTCCCTGCAAAAACAGCGTATCACGCGACCCTCCGAAGGTTGAAGACCAGGTTCGATTCCTGGCGAGGGCATGGGCGCACTCGCGCCCGGATTGCAGACGTCCCCGGGGTGTGACGGATTCGCACGCGACTTTGCGAAGGTCGTAGACCAGGTTCGACTCCTGGCGAGGACGCTTTCCTGGGCAGCGAAATCGCCGCATGGTGTTCGTCACGGGAGGTCGTCGGACTGTGTCTTCGCGTTCTCACCTCGTTCGATTTGACGCTTGACCTCGGCTGCGACGCGAATCATCCTTGGGGGCGGCTGAACCGTCCCTATCAAGAGGAGAGGGGTGTCCCTTGCCGATCCGTCCTGCGATCCTGTTCGTGGTTGGCCTGATCTTAGTTCCGATCGTGGTTGATGGTCAGGACGGGGATAAAAAGCCTCCGCCGCAACGCAAGGTCTACAGCCGTCACGTCGATCTCAAATTCAGGAATTCGCCAGGCGATTTGGCTCCACACGCCGTCACCGGCAAGGGGGGATTCCCCGTTCGCCTTGAGATTAACGACGAAGGTCGTTCGCCGGCAGCCCGCCGACTTCAGGTTCTCGTGACCGTCTTCAAGAAGGCCGATCCCACGCCCCTCAGAGCCAAGACTGGTGAGCGGATTCTGATCAAGGCCGACCCCCGCATCCTGACGACGCCCCCAGATCAGGACAGAAAGCATTCATTCGACCTCGACCTCCCCCTACCTCCAGGCGACTATGTCGCCCACGTCTTCATCTGCGATCCGGACCGACCTTATCGCGGTGGGAGAACCCATAAGACTTTTCCTGCCCCGGAGGAATTTCCGGGTGAGCTTCTGCACGCTACGTCGGTTGTGCTTCACGTCGACCCCGCCGACGAAGCGGCAAAGAAGTAACGACCTCCTTCAGCGGACGAGCCATGCCGACGCCCAGGCTCGAACGAGTGGTCTCCGGCGGCCAGACCGGCGTCGACCAGGCCGCCCTGCGCGCGGCGAAGGCGGCTGGGTTGGCGACGGGGGGTTGGATGCCGCTGGGCTTCCTCACGGAGGATGGACGCCGACCTGACATGGCGGACGCATACGGGATGAAGGCGGCGCGGACGCCGGATTCGCCGACACGGACGCGGATGAATGCGAAGGACTCCTCGGCCACGATCTGGCTGGGGCCGACGGGCTGCGCCGGGTGGGTGGCCACGGCGGCGGCGGTTCGTCGATATGGAAGGCCGATGCTCGTGGTCGAGCCCGGGGTGACGACGCCGAGGATGGTCGCCGACTTCCTGACAGCGAATCGCGTCCGGACTCTGAACATCGCCGGGCCTCGGGAGTCCACGAGTCCCGGCATCGGCGAGCGAGCCGAGGCGTTCCTGGCGCGACTGTTCCGGATGCTCGCCCAAGAGCCGACGTCGCTCTGACGCATCATGTCGCATATCCGAGTCCGACGCAGGCTGGTATCCTGTCGAGTACACGCAATCTCGATGACGATCCGGCGAAGGACTCACATGGGGCATGCAACAACCGCGACATCCCCCCAGGGGACGCCGCGCAATCAGGTTGAGGACGCCGCCGCGGCGGCCCGCCGGGAACGTCGGCGCAACCGTCGCGAGACGATCGAGTCGTTCGTCGTCGTCGTCGTGGGCTTCCTGGTCTGGAGCATCGAGGCCGAGGGCTTCGTGATCCCGACCGGCTCCATGGCCCCGACGCTCATGGGCCGACACAAGGAGGTCGTCTGCCCGGAATGCGGCTGGACCTATCGCGTCAACGCCGACTGCGAGGTCGACGCCTCGGGGAGCGGCGGCAAGACCGGCATCCGCGTGAACTGGGGAGTCTGTGAAAACTGTCGACGACCGACGAAGGTCGACGACCAGCCCAGCTTCGCCGGCGACCGGATCTACACGCTCAAGACCGATGCCTCGGTCCCCTTCCTGCCGATGCTCGGGCGTCTTGAGCCGCAGAGGTGGGACGTCACCGTCTTCCGGCTTCCCGAAGACCCCTCCGTCCGCTACATCAAGCGGCTCGTGGGGATGCCCGGCGAGGTCCTACGCATTCAGCGGGGCAACCTGTGGCGGAGTGATACCGAAGACGGTCCGTTCGAGATCCTGCGCCGTCCCCCCGCGCAGTCGTTGCAGGTGAACATCCCCGTCTACGACGACGCGTTCCGCTCTCGGACGACGGCCGCCGACCCGACATGGCGACGGTGGACGGGCTGGGACGAACCCTCGCCGGGCTCCTACCGTGCAGAGGCGGGGCCCGACGTCTGGCAAGACCTCCGATACCACCATCTCGTCCCCTCGCCCGAACAGTGGGAAGCTCTCGCCGAGGGGCGTCGACTGGATGCGCCTCCTCGCCCGACGCTGATCACCGACTTCTGCTCGTTCAACACCGACCTCGCTCCCGAGAAGCTTCAGCAGGTCCGAATGGCCTCGCGGCCCTGGTTTCAGCCCCACTGGGTGGGCGACCTGGCCCTCTCGCTCCGGCTTCAGGCCTCGCGGCCGTCCGGCTCGTTCCGAATCGAGCTGATCGAGGGGGGCGTCTCGAATCGCTGCGAGATCGACCTGGAGACGGGGCAGGCCCAGATCTTCCGGGACGACGATCCGCTCGGACCTGCCGTGGAAACGGCCGTGAAGGGGGCGGGGGCTCACGACCTGACTTTCGCCAACATCGACGATCGACTGACCCTGTGGGTCGACGGCTCCCGTCCTTTCGGCGACGGACTGGCGTATGATTCGGGAGGAGCGGAAGCCCTGCCAGCGCCGACCGCCGCCGACCTGGAGCCGGCGCGCGTGGCCGTTCGGGGCTCGGAAGTCGCTGTCAGTCGATTGGTCCTGAAACGAGACGTGTATTACACCCAGGACCCTCGCGACCCGGACTCGGACGAGTTGGCGAGCTATCGGCTCCGTCCTCCCGTGGAATTGTTCGACCTCCTGGCCGATCCGGATCGCTACGCGACCCTCAAGTGGCGGAAGCCGCGCGAGTATCCGATCGAGGAGGGGAGGTACATGATGCTGGGGGACAACAGCCCCTGGAGCGCGGACGGCCGAGTCTGGACGCGGTCCGATCAGACGACGCCGACGGCTCCCAACCGCGGCTGGGACTCTTCAGGGCGTGAAAGCTGGGAAGTCCCGCGGTCGCTGGTTCTGGGACGGGCGTTCAGCGTTTACTGGCCGCATCTTCAGCCCATGTGGCCCAGGCTCCGGTTCAACCCCGACCTCATCCTGCCGGCGAGGCCTAACGTGGAGGCCGTTCGCTGGATATACTGACGACGCCCAGCCGGCGAGGACGGTCCCTCCAAATTGAGAAGCTGGACGCCATCGGAAGTTCCTTCGAACCAACGCTCGCGGCGGTGCGTAACCATGGTTAAGGTCATCGGCATGGATACCACGCAGGGGCTCGCCCATCAAACGGACGAGGACCTGATGCGCCGGTATCGCGACACCGGTGACGAGAAGGTCTACAACGAACTGGTCCATCGTTACGAACGCGAGCTCTACCGCTATCTGGCCCGCTACACGGGCGACCCGTCGACGGCGGAGGACGTGTTTCAGAACACGTTCCTCCAGATCCATTTAAAACGCGGATTATACGAAGACGATCGTCCGTTCCGCCCCTGGCTTTATGCGATCGCCACGCATCAGGCCGTGGACGCCCTCCGGAAAGCGGGCCGACGCCCGACCGTAAGCCTGGATCAGAAGCTGTCTCCCTCTCAGGGGGAGTCGGACGCCGGTTCGTTGCTGGACATGCTCGTCAACGACGATACCGGGCCCCTGGCGGACCTGCAGGAACAGGAACGACGCGAATGGGTGCGGGAGAGTGTGGAAAAGCTTCCCGACGCGTTGCGGCAGACCCTGATCCTCGCCTACCATCAAGATCTGAAGTATCGGGAAATCGCCGGTATCCTCAAGATTCCCGTGGGCACCGTGAAATCGCGGCTCCACGCGGCTCTCGCCAAGCTCCAGCAGATGGCGAAGGTCGCGCAGCGGGACGGGAAAGAAGATTGACCCCATGAACTCCGACGAACTGCTCGATTTCGCCCTCGGCCAGCTCGAAGACCCGCGGCGGAGGGCCTGCGAAGAGGCCTGCCGATGCGACCCGGACCTGGCGGCCCGGGTGCAGAAAACCCGCCGAGCCCTCGACCTGCTGGCCGATGACGGGGCGATGTTCAGCCCGCCTCCCGGGTTGGCGAACCGGACGCTGGCGTTCGTCGCGCAAAGCCCGTCGACTCACTCGATCCTGGACTACGTCCCGGCTCGCGTCCCTTTTCGCTGGGCCGACTTCGCCGTGGCCGCCAGCATCTTCATCGCCGGCCTGCTGACGCTGATGCCGGCCGTGCAGCGGTCTCGCGAGCGGATGAACCAGGCTGGGTGCGTGTTCAACCTCCAGCAGATCGGCAGCAGCCTGGCCCAGTACGCCACGCTGCACCCGTCGTATCCCGCTCCCCCAAGTCATCGCGCCGACGCTCAAAGCGGCCTGTTCGTCGCCCTTCTGCGCGACGCCGGCGTCCTGCCGGACGTTTCCGTGCTCGACTGCCCCTACAACGGCAAGTGCGACCTTCAGCACGCCCGCGGGCTCGCCTCGTTCGAGAAGGCCGACGACCTTCGCAAGACAGACCCCGCGGCGTACGCCAAGGCGGTTTGCTGGGACTACGGATACAACCCGGGCTACCGCCACGCCTCCGGCCAGTACGGCCCGATCGACGCGCGGCCAGCCTCCATGATTCCGGTGGTGGCCGATCAGCCTCCCGACGACGCTCTGCTGGGCGACGTGGACCACAACAGCCCGAACCACTACGGCGCGGGTCAGAACGTGCTGTACAGCGACGGCGCCGTCCGGTGGCATCGCAGCCGACTCGTTGGGCCGCACGACCATGACGTCTTCCTGAACAACAACCGCAAGATGGAGCCGGGCCTCGACGAGCGCGACTCCGTCATCCTTCCCCGCGAAGTCCCCTTCAACAACTCCGAGGCACGTTGACGCCATGACGATCCGGCGATGGGTCCTCCTCCTCATGTGGGCGGCGGCCCTCGCCCCCTCGTCCCGGTTCGCGGCGACGTCCGCCTCGGCCGCGCCGCCGAACATCGTGATCGTCATGCCCGACGACGTCGGGTATGGCGATTTCAGCGTTAATGGCAGTCCGATCGTCAAGACGCCGCACGTCGACGCCTTCGCCCGCGAGGCTCTGCGGTTCCAGAGTTTTCACGTCAGCCCCACCTGCGCGCCGACTCGCGCCGCGTTGATGACCGGCCGCCACGAGTTCAAGTCGGGCGTGACCCACACGATCAACGAACGCGAGCGGCTCAACCTGGGTGCGACGACGCTCGCCCAGGTTTTGAAGACGAACGGCTACGCGACGGGGATCTTCGGCAAGTGGCACCTCGGCGATGAGGCCGACCACCAGCCCGAGCGCCGCGGCTTCGATGAGGTCTTCATCCACGGCGCGGGCGGAATCGGTCAGAGCTATCCCGGCAGTTGCGGCGACGCCCCGGGCAACAGCTACTTCAGCCCGGCCATCCGCCACAACGGCGTCTTCGAGAAGACCCAGGGCTACTGCACCGACGTCTTCTTCAACCACGCGATCGAGTGGATCGACGCCCGGCGCAAGGCTGGGCCCTTCTTCGCCTACATCACCCCCAACGCCGCTCACGTCCCGCTCCAGTGCCCCGAGGGCTACGCCAATCGCCACGCCGGCGAAGTGCCGGAGGACGTCGCCAAGTTCTACGGGATGATCGAGAACATCGATGACAACTTCGGCCGACTCCTCGACGCCTTGAAGCGGTGGGATCTCGAACGCGACACGCTCGTCCTGTTCCTGACCGACAACGGGGGAACGCTGGGTGTGAAGACCTTCAACGCCGGCATGCGGGGTCAGAAGGTCACGCCGTACGATGGCGGCACCCGCGTACCCGCCTTCTGGCGATGGCCCGCCGGCATTCAGGGGAACCGCGTCGTCCCGGCCCTCGCGGCGCACGTCGACGTCTTCCCGACCCTGGCCGAAGTCATCGGCGCGAAGCTCAACGAGCCCGTAAAGGACCAGGTCGAGGGCCGCAGCCTGGTCACGTTCTTCCGCGAGCAGCCCGTCGAATGGCCGAACCGCGTGCTCGTCACGCACGTCGGCCGCTGGCCTCACGGTCAACGAGACGCCTTCAAGTACAAGGGCGTCTCGATCCGCGACGAGCGTTTCGCCCTGGTTAACAACGCCGAGCTGTTCGACCTCCAGGCCGACCCCGGCCAAAAGACCAACGTCATCGCCGCCCACCCCGACGTCGTC
This genomic window from Paludisphaera rhizosphaerae contains:
- a CDS encoding YpsA SLOG family protein; its protein translation is MPTPRLERVVSGGQTGVDQAALRAAKAAGLATGGWMPLGFLTEDGRRPDMADAYGMKAARTPDSPTRTRMNAKDSSATIWLGPTGCAGWVATAAAVRRYGRPMLVVEPGVTTPRMVADFLTANRVRTLNIAGPRESTSPGIGERAEAFLARLFRMLAQEPTSL
- a CDS encoding tyrosine-type recombinase/integrase; this encodes MARPGGPYWWTARSRWAANIQGSKLTAPREIGPKERAAAWTWYEAEVKRIEEGLAAVSRGPSVADLFDAYLGDCQERVAVGTMDSVTLDVTTRLLTTACGFRACGAKFGDLLADQAREQDLRSVAEQWLRRGAPNGRGPASTSYVGTAVRRVKTAWRWAKRTGLIRSFPFEDYSGPKVVEPEVEIPPVKTVADWLRYLRSTATSPERRNYLLLQRLIAATGARPSEIATATWGEVAWSVGKTPSGASYGLLVRRKWKNSGKTGKARRIVLGPALLRPLRRLFDRVQPEPGDLIFTSLGGRPWTSNRLVCSGKDLRRAAIAAGWRIPAEGVGRLRAYQLRHLAATRLIERGVESATAAEMLGTSVAMLSRTYLHLSTDHLAAAAEAARGARVQRLKVNSRRGTDGRAE
- a CDS encoding RNA polymerase sigma factor, encoding MVKVIGMDTTQGLAHQTDEDLMRRYRDTGDEKVYNELVHRYERELYRYLARYTGDPSTAEDVFQNTFLQIHLKRGLYEDDRPFRPWLYAIATHQAVDALRKAGRRPTVSLDQKLSPSQGESDAGSLLDMLVNDDTGPLADLQEQERREWVRESVEKLPDALRQTLILAYHQDLKYREIAGILKIPVGTVKSRLHAALAKLQQMAKVAQRDGKED
- a CDS encoding arylsulfatase — encoded protein: MTIRRWVLLLMWAAALAPSSRFAATSASAAPPNIVIVMPDDVGYGDFSVNGSPIVKTPHVDAFAREALRFQSFHVSPTCAPTRAALMTGRHEFKSGVTHTINERERLNLGATTLAQVLKTNGYATGIFGKWHLGDEADHQPERRGFDEVFIHGAGGIGQSYPGSCGDAPGNSYFSPAIRHNGVFEKTQGYCTDVFFNHAIEWIDARRKAGPFFAYITPNAAHVPLQCPEGYANRHAGEVPEDVAKFYGMIENIDDNFGRLLDALKRWDLERDTLVLFLTDNGGTLGVKTFNAGMRGQKVTPYDGGTRVPAFWRWPAGIQGNRVVPALAAHVDVFPTLAEVIGAKLNEPVKDQVEGRSLVTFFREQPVEWPNRVLVTHVGRWPHGQRDAFKYKGVSIRDERFALVNNAELFDLQADPGQKTNVIAAHPDVVDRLRREYEAWWQSILPALPENEDAIGPKVNPYHEWYWKQFGGGPQG
- a CDS encoding S26 family signal peptidase, which produces MGHATTATSPQGTPRNQVEDAAAAARRERRRNRRETIESFVVVVVGFLVWSIEAEGFVIPTGSMAPTLMGRHKEVVCPECGWTYRVNADCEVDASGSGGKTGIRVNWGVCENCRRPTKVDDQPSFAGDRIYTLKTDASVPFLPMLGRLEPQRWDVTVFRLPEDPSVRYIKRLVGMPGEVLRIQRGNLWRSDTEDGPFEILRRPPAQSLQVNIPVYDDAFRSRTTAADPTWRRWTGWDEPSPGSYRAEAGPDVWQDLRYHHLVPSPEQWEALAEGRRLDAPPRPTLITDFCSFNTDLAPEKLQQVRMASRPWFQPHWVGDLALSLRLQASRPSGSFRIELIEGGVSNRCEIDLETGQAQIFRDDDPLGPAVETAVKGAGAHDLTFANIDDRLTLWVDGSRPFGDGLAYDSGGAEALPAPTAADLEPARVAVRGSEVAVSRLVLKRDVYYTQDPRDPDSDELASYRLRPPVELFDLLADPDRYATLKWRKPREYPIEEGRYMMLGDNSPWSADGRVWTRSDQTTPTAPNRGWDSSGRESWEVPRSLVLGRAFSVYWPHLQPMWPRLRFNPDLILPARPNVEAVRWIY